The following DNA comes from Brassica oleracea var. oleracea cultivar TO1000 chromosome C5, BOL, whole genome shotgun sequence.
TTTGTTCTTCTCGGAGCACCGCTGCCAAAAAGAAAAAAAAAATAATAATTAAGTAATTTTCTCCAAAAATCGAAAGCAATCTGAGAAGCCGTTTTGTAACAAGAATGAAGTGAAGTGTACCTCCGGTGCAAGGTCCCCATCGGAATTGCAAAATCTCCAAATCGAACTGCAAAGAAAAAAAACTAAAAACTTAAACCAATTCAACTTTATTTAATTGAGACCTAAGTGAGTGAGAGACACAGCACAAACGTTTAAATTATAATCAATAAAATATCAGCATAATACACTACTAAATTGCTCATAATTCAATAACACACACCAGTCACAGTCACAGTCACACAAACTACAAGTATCATCAATTGGCAAACATGTCGGTGGAAGATTCGCCGCACAGATTCGAATTTAACTTACAAAATCAAAAATGATCTGGATCAAAATCTAAACAACCATTAACACAAAAACGATTCACGGAATCCCGAAGTAATATTCGCGAAAAAAAAATTGAAGGGAAGATGCGATGATGATGATGATGATGCTTACGGAGTTTTTGGACAAAATTAGAAGATTAGGGTTCTGAGTCTCGCGCTCTCTCTGATCTCGCGAGTAGAGCAACGTGGTGAGAGAGAGAGAGAGATACAGTTAGTGTGAAGCACTGTGGAAGAGAACTCAGGTGAATCCGAGCCGATTCTTCGTGTTGTTTTCTTCTGAAGTTCATTAAACCATTATTTTTTTATTTTTTTATTGCAAAGAAGACCCCCCAACGCATTGTCTACAGTTCTTTTTCTTTAAAGTAAAAGCTTTACCTAAACTATGTACACGTGGCTTCCTTTCTTGATTTTTTTTTAAAAAAGTAAAAATTCATGTCTTTCTTGGTTTAGTAGTTAAAAGCAACAACAAATCTTAAACCGATTAACCAAAGACAATACTCCTTCTGTATATGGTTTTTAGAAGAAAAAAATTTATTTCAAAATAAATTATGTTTGTTATAAATCATTAAGTGGATGGCCAATAACCATGATCAAGACAAGGCCCAACCGTAGGAGAGAGAGGCAGCCAAGTTTCTAGTCGGCCAAGGATTACTAGTTTTTCTTTTTCTCTGTTTTATTAGTTTTCCTATTTTCTGTTGGATTAGGTTTTGGATAATTTTCTTCTATCTATACTTTGTAATTCCTATATAAAGGAACCTCTATTGATCATTAATAATACAGACACAGTTTCTCCATTCTTTTACAACACGTTATCAGCACGATAGCCTCCAGAACCCTGAGACAAAATCGAAACCTAAAAGCCTAAAACCGGCGACTCTCATAAACCCTAAAGACGTTCTTCGTTCATCCTTGAACCCAGACGACCCATCTCAAATCCTTGACGTACTCAGCTCACGTCCCAGCTCAGACGAAACACATCCAGCTTGCGATCGCATCCGAGACACATCGCATCCGCGACAAGCAATAGCTCGCGATCGTCCTCGGCACCGCGACCCGATAGGAGCCGTCCCGCGTCCGTCCGTCTCAGCTCGTCTCTGATCTTTGGTGGTCCGATTCAGACCTACAAAACAAAGGTACAGACTAAATCTGAGAACATAATGATCAAACCTAAAACCCCCAAATCCATTATTATGGAATCACATGTTCTTGATAAAAACCCTAAAACATATAAATCTAAAATCGACAATCTCATAACTAGATATAGAAATCGATTCCTTAGAACATATTGATTGATGTTATTGATTGTTTCTGATCTGAATTTAAGAAACCCTAATTCTGGAATCAAAACCCTAAACCTAAAAGAATGAATCCGATTTTAATTGTTCTTGATTGAGTGTTTGATGATCTGAGGTTTTAGGATTGATAGATTGATTGAATAATCTTAATAGAATTTAAACTCTAAAGGCCTTGAAACCTTGAAATCATATTGATTAAACCGACAGCATGTATTGTTTAAATTGAAACCCTAAATTTATAAATTGAATCCAATAGAAATCGAATTGCTAAGATTGTTTGCATTACATCTAAATCTGAATTGAATTGCATTCGTATTGTTTAAAATCGACCAGCATATAGAACATACGAATTCAAATCTGATTACATTGATAAAAGCATATAGTCATGTGGCCTTAATCTCTCTGTCACACATAGAATCATAAATTAGGATTGTTCGCACCATGGTCAAGTAGATTTACATATCTGATCCTATTGTTTTGAATACATGGCCGTGTGGCTTGATTGATTCGCACCATGGTCGATTAGATTGATTGTTTCTCATAAATGCGTAAGACAAGTTTGTGGCCGAGCTTGTCAATATACCTTGCGGCCACATGATCACATTGTGAAACCTAAATTTGAATGATGATGTGATTCAGATGTCGAAAATCTCAAATAGAGACTATGCAGCCCTTAATCTCTCCGGAGATAACTACTTGCAGTGGGCGCTAGATACAAAGATCAGTTTAAGGTCAAAGGGACTTGGTGATACAATCATCAAGGATAACAATGAGACCGATAAGAATCGGTACAGGGCTATAAGTATTATATGCCATCATCTCATTAAAGGTCTAAAAGATCAGTACATTACGATGGAAAATCCTCTAGAGCTTTGGGATGCTTTACAGCATAGATATGATCACCAGAAAACGGTGTTACTCCCAAAGGCTAGAAATAACTGGAAGAATCTAAGATTCATGGATTATAAGTCAGTGGATGAGTACAATTCAGTCTTATTTAAGACAGTCTCGATGCTGAGACTTTGTGGTGAAGTAGTAACCGAAGAAGAGTTACTTGAGAAAACATTCTCTACATTTCATTCATCAAACATAATACTGCAGCAGTAGTACCGAATGAAAGGCTTCGCCACATACACTGATCTGATCTCGTGCCTGCTACTGGCCGAGGCAAACAATGAGCTCCTGATGAAGAACAGTGAAGCTAGACCTGTTGGAACAGCAACATTACCAGAGGCCAATGAAGTTGAAAAGAAAGATCCTAACGAGTGCAATTACATCCAGAATGATAAGAGATCACACGGCAAAGGCCGAGGTGGATACATGAATCATGATCGTGACAATTACTCGAACAACCGAGACAAATACTTGGCCGGCCGGAAAGGAAACCACAATAACCGTGGTCGTGGTTCCAATCCTGGCCGTGGCCGAGGCGGTTATGGCCGAGGTCGAGGCGGTGTATCCAAACCGTCTTACTCGACCAAATCCGTTTGTCACAGATGTGGGATGGACAACCATTGGGCCAAAAATTGTAGAACCCCTAAGCACTTGTGTGAGCTCTACCAAGAAAGTCTCAATAACAAGAACCCGGAAGCTCACATGGTTCACGATTTCGGATATGAGGCTGATGATGATTCCGACACTGCTAAAGATGACCAAATGGATTTTGAGACTTCTAATTGTCTCAAAGACTAAAGTCGATACGACTTGTTTTATTGCTTTATGATTGCTTTATGATTGCTTTATGATTGTTTTGGTGTTTTTAATTTTATTGTTGGTGTTCTGAAACTTTAATAAAGAAAGTTTTAAAGTTTTATAAAGTCTCTGAGATTAGAAATCTTATTACTTATAGAAATGAAAGATGATATGAGCATACACGTGGTGGATAGTGGCACAAGTCACACAATACTTAGAGACAGAAGATATTTCGTAAATCTCACAATGCAAAGTGCAAACGTACACACCATTGCAGGTGTAGCCGGTCTGATTGAAGGTCACAGCCAGACATATGTACTGATGCCTAATGGCACTCATCTAGAGATCAAAAATGCCTTGTATTCCCCAAGCTCTAAAAGAAGCTTATTGAGTTTCAAAGACATAAGGTTAAATGGTTTCCATCTTGAAACATGGGGAGAAGGAAATGAAGAATTCCTTAATATAATTTCTATCACCAAAGGCAACAGAAAGATCCTAGAAACCATACCTGCAATGACTACTGGTCTATACTATGCAAAGATCAGTATGATCGAGGCTAATGCCTGCGAAATTTTCACTCTATGGCATAACCGGCTTGGTCATCCCGATAATAACATGATGCAAAGTTGATGATGAATTCACAAGGGCACACGTTCAAAGGAGTTGTCCCAAACAATCTCACATGTGCAGCATGTGCACAAGGAAAATTCATAACTAAGCAATCACCAGCCAAAGTTAATAAAGAGATCATCAACTTTCTAGAAAAGATTCAGGGAGACATACGTGGACCAATACACCCACCTAGTGGGACNNNNNNNNNNNNNNNNNNNNNNNNNNNNNNNNNNNNNNNNNNNNNNNNNNNNNNNNNNNNNNNNNNNNNNNNNNNNNNNNNNNNNNNNNNNNNNNNNNNNNNNNNNNNNNNNNNNNNNNNNNNNNNNNNNNNNNNNNNNNNNNNNNNNNNNNNNNNNNNNNNNNNNNNNNNNNNNNNNNNNNNNNNNNNNNNNNNNNNNNNNNNNNNNNNNNNNNNNNNNNNNNNNGGCTTGGCCGAATCTTTCATTAAACGTATCCAGCTGATAGCCCGGCCTTTACTAATGCGGTCTCGACTCCCGGTATTAGCATGAGGACATACAGTATTACATGCAGCAGAACTGATTCACATCAGACCATCTAGTAAGCATAGATATTCACCATCCCAGTTAATCACGGGTCATGAGCCAGACGTGTCCCACATCAAAACATTTGGATGTGCCGTTTACGTTCCAATTGCTCCACCACAGAGAACAAAAATGGGACCACAGAGACGGATGAGAATATATGTTGGATATGACTCCCCAACAATTATAAAGTATCTTGACCCAACAACCGGTGATTTGTTTAAGGCTAGATACGCAGACTCACAGTTTGATGAGTCCACATATCCGACCTTAGGGGGAGATAACGGCCAGCTGAGCAATGAAATCGAATGGTCTCGACCATCAATATCTTGGCAAGATCCTCGGACTAAGGAATGTGATATGGAAGTCCAAAAGATTATACATCTTCAAAAGCTAGCTAATCAACTGCCAGATTCATTTGCTGACCCAAATAGAGTGACAAAGTCATACATACCGGCTTGTAATGCACCAATAAGAATAGACGTCTAGAAGGGACAAGGTCAAGTGGCTACAGAGTATATACAACGTCTCAAACGTGGTAGACCTATTGGTTCCAAAGATAAACAGCCTCGGAAGTCCAAGAGAGGTGCTGGATCCGAGACCATCAAGGAAACCGTCCAAAACATTGATGAACCGGCCAAGCCGACCAGAACGGTCGAGCCAAGTGAGCCGGCCACACCAAATGATCCGACTGTTCCAAATAATGGGGTTCGGGACGCCGAACTTCATGGGACACAAGGGCCGGACAATCAGGAGATCTCTATAAATTATATGATGTCTGGAACGAAATGGAACAGAAATGATATCGACGTCGATGATATTTTTGCTTATAAAGTAGCACTTGACATCATGGAAAAAGATGAGGATCTGGAACCCACGTCCATATATGAATGCATGCAAAGATCAGATTGGATCAAATGGAAAGAAGCTATAAACGTGGAGTTAGAATCATTAAAGAAAAGAGGCGTTTTTGGCCCTATAACCGTGACACCAAGGGATGTCAAACCAGTGGGATACAAATGGGTTTTTTGTGAGAAAGAGAAATGAGAAAGGAGAAGTAGTGAGATACAAAGCACGGCTTGTAGCACAAGGATTCTCACAGAGACCAGGAATAGATTATGAGGAGACTTACTCCCCTGTGGTGGACGCAACTACATTACGATATTTGATCAGTCTGGCCGTGAACGAGAAACTTGATCTGCGCCTAATGAATGTAGTAACTGCGTATCTGTATGGCCCATTGGATAATGAAATTCATATGAGAGTTGAAAAGGGTATTGAGCTCAAAGATAAGAAAGGTTCTCGAGAACAACATTGTATTAAGCTGAATAAAGCCTTATATGGTTTGAAACAATCAGGTCGAATGTGGTACAATAGATTATCAGAGTACCTAATGAAAGAGGGTTATAAGAACGATCCAATAAGTCCATGTATTTTTATAAAGAGATTCGACAACAAGGGCTTCGTGATCATGTCGGTTTATATGGACGACCTGAATATAATTGGAATCCCTGGAGAGATTTCTCAAACAGTCGAATGTCTAAAGAAAGAATTCGAAATGAAAGACTTAGGAAAAACTAAGTTCTGTTTGGGACTGCAATTTGAGTATGTAGAAAATGGAATCCTTGTGCATCAAAAGACATATACAGAAAAGATACTCAAGCAGTTTAATATGGACAAGACTCATTCCTTGTCGAGCCTATGGTCGTAAGGTCCTTAGACCTTGAGAAGGACCCATTCGGACCAAAGAAGCCGGACGAGGAGACACTCGGACCGGAAGTGCCTTACCTAAGTGCCATTGGAGCCTTAATGTACTTGGCTAGTCATACAAGACCGGACATCAGTTTTGCTGTGAGTTTACTGTCTAGATTCAGTTCATGTCCGACAATTAGGCACTGGAACGAAATAAAACATTTGTTCAGATATCTGCAAGGAACAACATACCTCATATTATTCTATATGAGCCGACAAGGAGATAGCTTGGTCGGATATGCAGATGATGGGTACTTATCTGACCCACACAATGCTAGATCTCAGACAGGATATGTGTTTATACACAGTGGGGCTGCAGTATGTTGGCGGTCCACAAAACAATCCTTAGTGGACACATCCTCTAATCATGCCGAGATCATAGCCATGTTTGAAGCAAGCCGAGAGCTTGTGTGGTTGAGGAACATGACCGGCCATATCATAAAAGAGAGTGGCCTGGCCGTGGGAAAGGAAAAAGAAGAGCCAACGATCATCTATGAGGACAATGCAGCTTGTATACCTCAGCTCAAAGATGGATACATTAAGGGAGATAGAACAAAACATATCTTGCCCAAATTCTTCTTCACCCACGACCTGCAGAAGGCTAAAGAAGTTCAAGTAGTTCAAGTTCGGTCCAGTGACAATTCAACCGATCTTTTCACCAAGTCTCTGCCAACCTCAACGTTCAAGAAGCTAGTTCATCAGATAGGAATGCGCCAGCTGAAGGATCTTCAGTGATGCCTTCATCAGGGGAAGTGTCATGTGTTGTACTCTTTTTCCTGTCTACGGTTTCCATTTTTTCCCACCTTGGGTTTTTGGTTTTCCTATAGAGGTTTTAATGAGGCAACGTCGTGCATGATACAAACCCATATGGTTATAGCATCTAAGGGGGAGTGTTATAAATCATTAAGTGGATGACCCATAACCATGACCAAGACAAGGTCCAACCGTGGGAGAGAGAGGCGGCCAAGTTCCTAGTCGGCCAAGGATTACTTGTTTTTTCTTTTCTCTGTTTTAGTAGTTTTTCTATTTCCTGTTGGATTAGCTTTTGGATAATTTCCTTTTATCTATATTTTGTAATTCCTATATAAAGGAACCTCTATTGATCATTAATAATACATACACAGTTTCCTCATTTTTTTACAACAATGTTCTCATTATTCTAGATAGAATTTAATATCATTTAAATTTTGTACTAATTTTTTTTTGTTAGTTGAATTAATTTTATTTAATGATATTTTTATGTAACCAAGATAAATTGTATAGAAATTTGTATATTATTAGTTCAAGTGTAAAAATTTTAAAAATCAGTTAAAGTGATAAAGTGATACAGATGGAGTGCTATTATTATTTTGCATTGTTTACAGTTCTTCTTTTTCTTTCAAGTAAAAGCTTTACCTAAACTATGTACACGTGGCTTCCTTTCTTGATTTTTTTTTAAAAAAGTAAATTTTCATTTCTTTCTTGGTTTAGTAGTTAAAAGCAACAAATCTTAAACCGATTAACCAAAGACAATACTATTATTATTTTGCCGCTTAAGAAAAACACAAAACAAAGGCATGGTGACTGAACCAATCAAATCACCTTAAGAAAAGTAATCAAAACACCAAATCAAAACAAAACAAAGCAAGCAACCCTTCCATTATTATATCAAGTCTTTTTCTGTCAAATTCAGGTTTGGTCTCCAGGAGCAGGAGAAGCCGGCGTTGGGCTTTGGATCCCAAGTTGCTGAGACCGAGTCACCATACGAGCCATTGCTGACGTCTGATAAGCCTGTGGCAACGGCATGCTGTATCCTGCTGGTCCTGGCGAGTATCCTGGGGACGTTGGCGAGTAACGAGCCGTTGCTCTCTGAGCCGAATGAGAGCTCATGCTTGACAATGCGTACGCTCGACCTGACGTTTGGTACATACTCATGCTCCTCATCTTCTCTTGCAACGCTCTCAGCTCAAAGGTTAAAGACTCGCAAAGCCCATCGCCCGCCCGAGCAGACAGTGTCTCTGCCAAGTCTCTCTCACTCTTCCTGAGAAGTTCAGCCGCCGCCCTCACGTCGCCTCCATCGGCTAAAACCTTAGCCTCCGAGATGGCTTGTGAAACAAGGAACCTGTTTCGTTGCCTATCAACCTCTATGGACACCACTTCTTCTCCCGTTAGCTCGTCTGGCCTTTGAATGATCAGTTCCCCTGACTCCACACGGACTGTCTCTCTCGTAACGGGATCTTTGTAGACGCATCGCACCTTGAGCAGCGACATGGATTCAGATTCGCAGCTCGGAATCTCAAGAACCACGAGGAAGTCCCTTTCTTCCTCTGCGTACATGTCTCCGACACTGATCGTACCGCTTCTTCCATCAGACGAGATGCTGTTTCTGTAGCTTCCTGCTTTTATAGAAGATATCTTCACTCCCTCCTGGTGAACGCATTCGATCTCAACAACTTGCTCGAGAACCACAACGCTGAGAAGCCCTCCAATGCACTGCGCGAACGCGTCACGTATCACAGTCTCCGTCTCGATAAACGAGAACGTGCCACTAGAGACTCGCGAAATCGCGTGCATCAGCTCAGCGTCGTGGTCAGAACCGAACCCGAAGGCATGTATCGGAACCTGGCTAGTGGAACTCGGGAGCAAAGACTCGTAATTCGTTCTCTGACGGCGGACACCGAACCCAAACTGAGAGAAAGTGTAGTTGTCCTGCCCATCGGACAAAAGCATCATCACTGGAACAGGGCTTCTACAGCGCCGGTCCTCAATCACCCTAGCGCCAACCTTGAGCCCCTCTGCGATGTTAGTGCAGCCGTCAGCAACCAAGGAGTTAACAGCCTGGATGGCCTCTCGTTTCCCCGCCACAGACATCACCTTAAGAGGGAACAGCCTACGAGCATCGGAGGAGAATACAACCACAGAGAGCCTGTCCGTCTCGCCAAGATTCTGAATCACAAACCCCACGGCGTTTTTCAAAAGCTCCATCTTGGCCCCATCCATGCTACTACTCACGTCGAGAACCGCGACGAGATCCAGAGGAGCACGAGAAGGCACCTCATCGCTCACAACGCCCGCCTTGAGATGAACAAGAACAGCAAAATCACCAAGAGTAGTAGCCTGTTTCGCCACAGCAGAGACTTGTGGGACAAGTTTAACCTCGAGAGGAGGAGGCCCACGCTGATCACCATGGGCCTGGGCCTGGGCCTGGGCCTGGGCCTGGGGTAAAAGCTCGTCGTCTTCAAAACTTATTTGAGGAGGGGAGGATAGGGGCGGGACAGGGAGAGGGATGTGGAAACGGGAAGGGGGACGACTGTTATCAAGAAACGAAGGGACTTGTTTCCACTGAGTTCTGCAGAGAGGGCAGATCTTGTTTCCGTGTTTCACGTTGGTGGTGATACAATCGAAATGAAAAGTGTGACAACACTCTGCAGTGAATAACGCCTTTCCATCTCCCTTCACAATCTCATCCAAGCAAATCGCGCATTCATTCTGCAAAATTTCGAAAAAAAAAAACTAATTTTAAACCAAAAACCCTAAAAGAAATTAGACAGATGGTGAGAGAGAGCGAACCTTGGAGGAAGAGGAAGGCAGAGGGGGAGGAGCTGACGGATCGGGTCGGGTCGAGTCAACGGATGATCGTGAGGCATCATCGGTGGAAGAAGGGTCTTGGATTTTGGGAAGATTGAGAGTTTCGTTCGGGTTCTCCATTTTTTTTTCACGGTAGAGAAACTCGGGAACACAAAATCAAAAGGGAGTTTTGGAAGGAGAGAAGACGGATAGAGTTTGATGAGAAGAAGACTTGGAGAATAAGTAGACGTATAAGAGGCGGTTTGGAGAATAAATAAGTCAATTTTCCATTTAAAAAAGTTGCCAACCTTTTTTTTTAAGTACTTACCTTTTTTCCAATTGTTTATTCTTCAACTATGATAGACCTTTTTTCCAATTGTTTATTCTTCAACTATGATAGAAATAAAATAAATTTCTGAGTGTGAATTTATTAACTTTAGTTTAAGGATTGCCTACCAGTCAAATTAATTAAATGGGAAAAAATCTATCTAATATTTCAAGTATTTACAACTAATAAGTTTAGTATTCAACTATCACAGGCAAAAAAAAAATTTCTTAGTGTGAATTACCTTTTAAAACTATATTGTAGTATTGTCAATGTTAAAAATAAATATGGATTTTTAAATTTAATTATAAGGTCAATTCAGTCAAACCACTTGAACAGGGAAAATAGTTTATTTACTATTTCAAATTCAAATATCTGCAGTCAACAAATTTACTAATCAAATGTCATAGACATGAAATATATCTCCAAATGTGAAGTTACAACAAATTTTAATTTTAATAGTCAGTTTTAAAAATAAATATTGATTGTTAAGTTTAATTTTATTGTTATGCAGTTAAACCATTTTAGTGAAAAGTGTTTATTTAATATTTTAAATATGAAATTAATAAGTTTATTCCTTTACTATGGACATAATATATTATTTACTATTTAGTGTGAGTTGATTGCAAAATTAAGTTTTGTATTGCCAACGTTAAAAAATAAACTTGGATTACTAAATTTAATTTTTAAACATGTTAATCCATTTGAGTTCATATCCAAAAAGATATTTTCAATATTTTTATTTTTGATGCATATATTTAATATGGCGCAGGGGACGGCTTCGAGCTATCGAGCCTCAGTTACTGAGAATGAGTCACCAACGAGCCATTGATGACGTTTTATAAAGCCCACCGTCCGTATGTATCCCCATATTTTAAGAATGAGTCACCAACTCATTGAATTCTTTAAATCAAAATCACTAACCAATCATTTGTTTCCCACCCCAGCCATTTCTTTTTATGTAATAAAACTCGCAGTACACTTGTGGTAGTTTAAATCACCCATCACTTGTGTTGTAATCATCATCCCTGAATCTCGAACGTCGCAATTCAAGAAAACCGTGGGGAACCGTGTCCCTCACTGAATTTGATTCCATAAGTTTCAAGTTATAGGAAATCCTACTAATTATACATACAATATTAGGTTATACAACTCTAAATCAATCATTATTATACGCTAAACATCACAAGATTACATCACTCATCATCAGAGAGACAGACCACATCACTGCTCCTCTGCGATCCACTTCCCAAGTTCTGTTGCTGTTCTTGCTGCTGAGCTAACGCAGTTGAATATGTTAAAGCTTGAGGAACAGCTGATGAGGTTGGAGTAGTTGTCGTGGGGATGGGAACTGAAGAGGAATATGTTAAAGCTTGAGGAACAGCTGCTGAGGTTGGAGTAGTTGTCATGGGGATGGGAACTGAAGAGGAATATGTTAAAGCTTGAGGAACAGCTGACGAGGTTGGAGTAGTTGTCGTAGGGATGGGAACTGGTGAGGATGATGAACTATATGGGTTTAAAGGCAGTGCAGGAGAAACTAGTCTTCCATTGACAGCTAGGTTAGGTGCACTAGCAGGAGAAGCTGAAAAAGATGGAGCTGGGTTGGAGATGAGAGGCTGTCTTGGCTGAGGCATTGGGCAGTGCGTGGAACTCGGAGGAAGGTATGGTGAGCGAGAAACTGAAGACGTATGAGGCTGCAGAGGAGCAGGAGCCGAAGCTGTATAATAATTCCTCAGTGCGCTCATTTGTACTGCTCTCTGTGCTAGCTGCTGAATTCTACCTGGAGAAAGAAAGTGTTACTATGCCTTCATAGCTTTATATCTAAAAACCAATATGCGAACACTTACCCCTTGGAGCTGCGGAGGGATGAGATTCCATTCTGCTCGTACATTTAGACAAGAACGCATTCGTCAACAACTTGTTCATTATAACAAAGTTCTTGCTTGTCTGTAGCTTTGTCGCTTTGGCTGTATGCTCAGCTTCTACCTCA
Coding sequences within:
- the LOC106294548 gene encoding uncharacterized protein LOC106294548; translation: MENPNETLNLPKIQDPSSTDDASRSSVDSTRPDPSAPPPLPSSSSKNECAICLDEIVKGDGKALFTAECCHTFHFDCITTNVKHGNKICPLCRTQWKQVPSFLDNSRPPSRFHIPLPVPPLSSPPQISFEDDELLPQAQAQAQAQAHGDQRGPPPLEVKLVPQVSAVAKQATTLGDFAVLVHLKAGVVSDEVPSRAPLDLVAVLDVSSSMDGAKMELLKNAVGFVIQNLGETDRLSVVVFSSDARRLFPLKVMSVAGKREAIQAVNSLVADGCTNIAEGLKVGARVIEDRRCRSPVPVMMLLSDGQDNYTFSQFGFGVRRQRTNYESLLPSSTSQVPIHAFGFGSDHDAELMHAISRVSSGTFSFIETETVIRDAFAQCIGGLLSVVVLEQVVEIECVHQEGVKISSIKAGSYRNSISSDGRSGTISVGDMYAEEERDFLVVLEIPSCESESMSLLKVRCVYKDPVTRETVRVESGELIIQRPDELTGEEVVSIEVDRQRNRFLVSQAISEAKVLADGGDVRAAAELLRKSERDLAETLSARAGDGLCESLTFELRALQEKMRSMSMYQTSGRAYALSSMSSHSAQRATARYSPTSPGYSPGPAGYSMPLPQAYQTSAMARMVTRSQQLGIQSPTPASPAPGDQT